Proteins encoded in a region of the Paenibacillus sp. W2I17 genome:
- a CDS encoding chemotaxis protein CheD, translated as MIEDKSVVKVGMADLNIAHLPGVIRTTGLGSCVGLTMYDPHLKLAGMAHVMLPTSEIAREGKLNTAKYADTALPELLEKMIKLGASHSRIVSKMAGGSQMFAFAGAGDTMRIGPRNADSCREWLQKLNIPLLAEDTGGNYGRTIEMDCETGLLTIRSVQMGVKEL; from the coding sequence ATGATTGAGGACAAAAGCGTCGTTAAAGTCGGTATGGCGGATTTAAACATCGCTCATCTTCCTGGTGTAATCCGTACGACTGGCTTGGGCTCGTGTGTGGGATTAACAATGTATGACCCACATTTGAAGCTGGCTGGAATGGCGCATGTCATGCTTCCTACTTCAGAGATCGCCCGTGAAGGGAAACTGAACACTGCGAAATATGCGGATACGGCGTTGCCTGAGCTTTTGGAAAAGATGATAAAACTAGGCGCTTCTCACTCACGTATTGTGTCTAAAATGGCCGGAGGCTCTCAGATGTTTGCCTTTGCTGGCGCTGGAGATACAATGCGCATTGGACCAAGGAATGCAGATTCTTGTCGAGAGTGGCTTCAAAAACTCAATATCCCTCTTCTAGCAGAAGATACGGGTGGGAATTATGGACGAACGATTGAGATGGACTGTGAAACTGGACTTTTGACTATTCGAAGTGTACAAATGGGTGTAAAGGAACTATAA
- a CDS encoding chemotaxis protein CheC, translated as MFNRFEVFQMDVLKEVGNIGAGNAATALSQLLNRPIDMGVPTVQMLPFEEVAEKVGGDERIVVTVFLRVEGEAPGNLFFMMTPEAAKMLLNRLAGFDLKEGLAFTDMEQSALSEIGNILAGSYLSSLADFTKLSMYPTVPGLAIDMAGAILSYGLLQFGEMGDAALLIDTSFFEGEDQVEGQFFLIPDPPSFAKIFESLGVPLSHD; from the coding sequence ATGTTCAACCGATTTGAGGTATTCCAGATGGATGTGCTCAAAGAGGTCGGTAACATTGGAGCAGGCAACGCCGCAACGGCGTTGTCTCAACTCCTCAACAGACCGATTGACATGGGTGTACCTACAGTACAAATGCTCCCTTTTGAAGAAGTTGCCGAAAAAGTGGGCGGAGATGAACGCATCGTGGTTACCGTGTTTCTTCGTGTAGAAGGCGAAGCACCGGGAAATCTTTTCTTTATGATGACACCAGAGGCTGCTAAAATGTTGTTGAATAGACTTGCCGGGTTTGATCTGAAAGAAGGACTCGCTTTTACAGATATGGAACAATCAGCGCTTTCCGAGATTGGAAATATTTTGGCTGGATCCTATCTTTCTTCTTTGGCAGATTTCACGAAGTTGTCTATGTATCCAACTGTCCCTGGACTTGCCATCGACATGGCAGGTGCCATTCTAAGTTATGGCTTGCTGCAATTTGGCGAGATGGGTGACGCTGCATTGTTGATTGACACATCTTTCTTTGAAGGTGAAGATCAAGTTGAGGGTCAGTTTTTCCTCATTCCGGATCCACCATCCTTTGCAAAGATATTTGAATCGCTAGGGGTGCCACTGAGCCATGATTGA
- a CDS encoding chemotaxis protein CheW, protein MEEELKVIVFKLGTEEYGIEVDKVQTIERMMPITRVPKTLSFVKGVINLRGVVIPVIDLRGRFSLPETEYTDQTRIVIVGVDDMQVGFIVDSANDVIDIKSSAIDSPPEVVGGVKARYLRGVAKLEDSRLLIMLNLNEVLNKSEIVQLESVEG, encoded by the coding sequence ATGGAAGAAGAGTTGAAAGTCATCGTCTTTAAATTGGGTACCGAAGAGTATGGTATTGAGGTAGATAAGGTTCAGACGATTGAGCGTATGATGCCAATTACCCGTGTTCCCAAGACACTTTCCTTTGTAAAAGGAGTTATTAATCTACGCGGTGTTGTAATTCCGGTTATTGATCTACGCGGTCGTTTCTCCCTTCCGGAAACGGAATACACGGATCAGACTCGTATTGTTATCGTAGGTGTAGACGACATGCAAGTTGGCTTTATCGTAGATTCTGCCAATGATGTTATTGATATCAAGAGCAGTGCGATCGATAGCCCGCCAGAAGTGGTCGGCGGCGTCAAAGCGAGATACCTGCGGGGTGTTGCTAAATTGGAGGATTCACGCTTGTTGATTATGCTCAACCTAAACGAAGTATTAAATAAAAGCGAGATTGTACAGCTGGAAAGTGTTGAGGGCTAG
- a CDS encoding chemotaxis protein CheA, whose translation MDMNQYLSMFIDESNDHLQSLNENMLQLEGNPEDLGIVQVIFRSAHTLKGMAATMGFEDLASLTHKMENVLDLVRNEKLKMQDYIFDTMFKSLDALETMVQDITEGGQGKADVSSIVASLQAIENGEMTNGNGPATETNKPANASISSAVELDEFQYSVLDQSIAEGHRVFYVDVLVSEHSQLKGVRAYMVFDMLERSGEVVKAYPSVQDIEQEKFERSFSLYYITTKEAHELEEGIKSISEIESAKLIQLDQETLQQMANQVAATVEAPPAPTAVAEVASPDKNSVPKEETTTAPAKTAAPKQAAAPSRTIRVDIERLDVLMNLFSELLIDRSRLEQLASETGNNDLSDTVAHLSRVSTDLQNIVLKLRMVPVDTVFNRFPRMIRDLAKTLDKKIDLVITGAETELDRTVIDEIGDPLVHLLRNAVDHGVESISERVAAGKPEMGTVNLRAFHSGNHVFIEIEDDGKGIYRDKLLKTAIKRGVVTEEQGAKMSDDEVNQLLFAPGFSTADIISDISGRGVGLDVVKSKITSLGGNVTIHSTPGKGTNFSVQLPLTLSIIAAMLVRLGSEKYAVPLSSIVETAIVQREQVRNIHGNKMITFRESLIPYLSLSEVFSVPDFNDADEQETEIVVIRKGDRLAAVAVEEFIGQSEIVLKSMGTYLPAIEGISGATILGDGQVALILDPNAFIK comes from the coding sequence ATGGACATGAACCAATATTTATCCATGTTTATTGATGAGTCTAATGATCATCTGCAATCGCTTAACGAAAACATGCTTCAACTTGAAGGCAATCCGGAAGACCTGGGCATAGTTCAGGTTATATTCCGCTCTGCTCATACCTTGAAGGGTATGGCAGCAACTATGGGCTTTGAAGATTTGGCATCACTGACACATAAAATGGAAAATGTGTTGGATCTGGTTCGTAATGAGAAGTTGAAAATGCAGGATTACATTTTTGATACCATGTTCAAGAGTCTGGACGCTTTGGAAACCATGGTTCAGGATATTACCGAAGGTGGACAAGGTAAAGCAGATGTGTCGTCAATCGTAGCTTCACTTCAGGCCATTGAAAATGGTGAAATGACAAACGGAAATGGACCTGCTACAGAAACAAACAAGCCGGCTAACGCTTCAATCTCTTCGGCTGTGGAGCTGGATGAATTCCAATATTCAGTGCTGGATCAGTCGATCGCCGAAGGTCATCGTGTGTTCTACGTGGATGTGCTTGTTAGCGAGCATAGCCAGTTAAAAGGTGTACGGGCTTATATGGTCTTTGATATGCTGGAACGTTCAGGTGAAGTCGTTAAGGCTTACCCATCCGTTCAGGATATTGAGCAGGAGAAGTTTGAGCGCAGTTTCTCGTTGTATTACATAACAACTAAAGAGGCGCACGAACTGGAAGAAGGCATCAAGAGTATCTCTGAAATTGAAAGTGCGAAGCTCATTCAACTGGATCAGGAGACTCTTCAGCAGATGGCCAATCAGGTAGCAGCTACAGTTGAAGCGCCACCCGCACCAACAGCTGTAGCTGAGGTTGCTTCGCCGGATAAGAATTCTGTACCCAAAGAAGAAACCACAACGGCACCAGCTAAAACAGCTGCACCGAAGCAAGCTGCTGCACCTTCACGTACCATTCGTGTGGATATTGAACGTCTCGACGTATTGATGAACCTGTTCAGTGAATTGTTGATCGACCGTTCACGTCTGGAGCAATTGGCCAGTGAAACAGGCAACAATGATTTATCCGATACAGTAGCTCATTTAAGTCGAGTTAGCACAGATTTGCAAAATATTGTACTGAAATTGCGGATGGTTCCGGTAGATACCGTATTTAATCGATTCCCGCGCATGATCCGTGATCTGGCTAAGACACTTGATAAAAAAATCGATTTGGTGATTACAGGTGCTGAGACGGAACTGGATCGTACGGTAATTGATGAGATTGGTGATCCGCTTGTGCATTTACTGCGTAACGCGGTTGACCATGGTGTGGAATCCATTTCAGAGCGTGTAGCCGCAGGTAAACCAGAGATGGGTACAGTAAACCTGCGTGCCTTCCACAGTGGAAATCACGTATTTATCGAGATTGAAGATGATGGTAAAGGTATCTATCGCGACAAGCTTTTGAAAACCGCGATCAAACGTGGTGTTGTAACCGAAGAACAAGGTGCCAAGATGAGTGACGATGAAGTGAATCAACTGTTGTTCGCACCTGGTTTTAGTACTGCTGATATTATCTCGGATATCTCTGGCCGGGGCGTTGGCTTGGATGTAGTAAAATCGAAGATCACTTCGCTTGGCGGTAATGTAACCATTCATTCAACTCCAGGCAAAGGCACGAACTTCTCTGTTCAGCTTCCGTTGACTCTATCCATTATTGCTGCAATGCTTGTACGACTTGGTTCAGAGAAATACGCTGTTCCGTTGTCCTCCATTGTAGAGACGGCCATTGTACAACGTGAGCAAGTGCGTAATATTCACGGCAATAAAATGATCACGTTCCGTGAGTCACTGATTCCGTACTTGTCTTTGAGCGAAGTTTTCTCCGTACCGGATTTCAATGACGCTGATGAGCAGGAAACAGAAATTGTCGTGATTCGCAAAGGCGACCGTCTTGCAGCCGTAGCTGTTGAAGAATTTATTGGACAAAGTGAGATTGTTCTCAAATCAATGGGAACCTATCTTCCTGCTATTGAAGGAATCTCTGGAGCAACCATTCTCGGAGATGGACAAGTAGCCCTGATTCTTGATCCTAATGCATTTATTAAATAA
- a CDS encoding chemotaxis response regulator protein-glutamate methylesterase — MAAYQVLVVDDSAFMRKIVTDLIQADPEFKVTATASNGREAIQKSLELKPDIITMDVEMPEMNGLDALKSIMKESFVPVIMLSGINEQGMKETIMALEAGAFDFIRKPSISHDQDIAQVGKALVERMRAAMNEIKRKADRELSMKNRDMLRGAVAPPTQPVQKELPARDRAEPVKKTIEPVETSQRSLRERTEAFQAKSKKPIEPLSPSKPGRVENKPEPLPKAERNLGTKAEKAVRSANPVQTPKEVRLPNAARVAADQIAATSASAKAKDVIKPNPVTKGGGGLEGPFNKLVAIGCSTGGPRALKTLLEQLPADLPAPVIIVQHMPPNFTRSLAQRLNTFSPLHVVEAEEGMVLKKGTAYIAPGGFHVKVNKTADGKFIVKLTEDQPVNGHRPSVDTMFESLLPFTSLQRHLVLLTGMGSDGARMMKRLYEAGVTSTFAENEETCVVYGMPRSAVELQCVRHLLPLQEIASKLVQAVK, encoded by the coding sequence ATGGCGGCGTATCAAGTATTGGTTGTCGATGATTCCGCTTTTATGCGTAAGATTGTTACGGATTTGATCCAAGCGGATCCGGAATTCAAGGTAACGGCAACGGCATCAAACGGTAGAGAAGCGATTCAAAAATCACTAGAATTGAAACCCGATATTATTACAATGGACGTTGAGATGCCCGAAATGAATGGGTTGGATGCATTAAAATCAATTATGAAGGAATCCTTCGTTCCTGTGATTATGCTCTCTGGTATCAATGAACAAGGCATGAAAGAAACCATTATGGCGCTTGAAGCCGGGGCATTTGACTTCATTCGCAAACCATCTATTTCACATGACCAGGATATTGCTCAAGTTGGTAAAGCCTTGGTTGAGCGCATGCGTGCTGCGATGAATGAGATCAAAAGAAAAGCTGATCGTGAGTTATCCATGAAAAATAGAGACATGTTGCGAGGAGCAGTTGCTCCCCCAACTCAGCCAGTACAGAAAGAACTGCCGGCCAGGGATCGAGCGGAGCCTGTGAAAAAAACGATCGAACCTGTCGAGACGAGTCAACGCTCTCTTCGAGAACGGACTGAAGCCTTTCAGGCCAAATCAAAGAAACCAATTGAACCATTGTCACCTTCAAAACCAGGTCGCGTAGAGAATAAACCGGAGCCATTGCCAAAGGCTGAACGCAATTTGGGGACGAAGGCAGAAAAAGCAGTGAGGTCAGCTAATCCAGTACAGACTCCAAAGGAAGTTCGACTACCTAATGCAGCTAGAGTGGCAGCTGATCAAATAGCGGCAACCTCTGCCTCTGCAAAAGCCAAGGATGTAATCAAGCCCAATCCTGTCACCAAAGGTGGAGGGGGGCTGGAGGGACCATTCAACAAACTTGTGGCAATAGGTTGTTCTACGGGTGGACCGAGGGCTCTCAAGACATTGCTTGAGCAGTTGCCTGCTGATTTGCCTGCACCGGTCATTATTGTGCAGCATATGCCGCCCAATTTCACACGTTCTCTGGCTCAACGATTGAATACATTCAGTCCACTGCATGTGGTTGAAGCTGAAGAGGGCATGGTTCTGAAAAAAGGAACCGCCTATATAGCACCCGGCGGATTCCATGTGAAAGTTAACAAAACAGCAGACGGGAAGTTTATCGTGAAGCTGACTGAAGATCAACCAGTGAATGGACATAGACCTTCAGTGGATACGATGTTTGAGTCACTTCTGCCGTTTACATCTTTACAAAGGCATCTTGTTTTGCTGACGGGAATGGGAAGTGATGGAGCACGTATGATGAAGAGATTATACGAAGCTGGAGTTACATCAACCTTTGCCGAGAATGAAGAAACATGTGTTGTATATGGTATGCCGCGTTCTGCTGTAGAGCTGCAATGCGTTCGTCATCTTCTGCCATTGCAGGAGATTGCATCTAAACTTGTTCAAGCAGTGAAATAA
- a CDS encoding MinD/ParA family protein — protein sequence MKDQAAALRSMVSAPLELEGIERDIRSSKIITVASGKGGVGKSNFTLNFALALQALGQKVLVFDADIGMANIDVLMGTSSSYNLYHLLYRQKSIREIIQLGASGLPYIAGGSGMKELFSLSDRDLEFFASQVEDIAQEMDYVIFDTGAGLSRENMKFIGAADECLIITTPEPTSITDAYALVKVMHGQENATPFRMIVNRVEDEREAERVAEKIAGVARRFLQTDIPLLGYISEDAQVVKAVKRQMPYSLAYPNAKASKDIEKLALRYLAVPATPGSGTLTGIRGFMNKWLKRTT from the coding sequence ATGAAGGATCAGGCAGCTGCACTTCGAAGTATGGTCTCCGCGCCTTTGGAATTGGAAGGCATTGAGCGAGATATTCGATCCTCGAAAATCATTACTGTGGCCAGTGGTAAGGGAGGTGTTGGTAAATCCAATTTCACACTGAACTTTGCCTTGGCATTGCAGGCTTTGGGGCAAAAGGTACTTGTATTTGATGCCGATATTGGAATGGCTAATATTGATGTTCTTATGGGTACGTCTTCTTCCTATAATCTTTACCACCTGTTGTACCGACAAAAATCCATAAGGGAAATCATACAACTGGGTGCCAGTGGCTTGCCTTACATTGCTGGAGGATCGGGCATGAAAGAGTTGTTCTCATTGTCTGATCGTGATCTGGAGTTCTTCGCCAGTCAAGTCGAGGATATTGCCCAGGAAATGGATTATGTCATCTTTGACACTGGGGCAGGACTCTCCAGAGAGAATATGAAGTTTATCGGTGCTGCTGATGAATGCCTGATTATAACTACACCTGAACCGACTTCAATAACCGATGCTTATGCTTTAGTCAAAGTTATGCACGGCCAGGAAAATGCTACGCCCTTTCGGATGATCGTTAACCGGGTGGAAGACGAACGAGAAGCGGAACGGGTGGCAGAAAAAATAGCTGGAGTGGCGAGGCGGTTTTTGCAGACGGATATTCCGCTGCTTGGGTATATTTCAGAAGACGCCCAGGTAGTCAAGGCGGTTAAAAGGCAAATGCCCTATAGTCTGGCTTATCCCAATGCCAAAGCCTCCAAAGATATAGAGAAACTTGCTCTTCGTTATCTGGCTGTACCTGCAACTCCGGGATCCGGAACCTTGACAGGAATCAGGGGATTTATGAATAAGTGGCTTAAACGGACAACATGA
- the flhF gene encoding flagellar biosynthesis protein FlhF — protein sequence MRVKQYVVETMPEAMLQIRKDLGSDAVILSTKEIKVGGVMGMFRKKRIEVVAAVDKEENKQTTKPVQNQFTPVPRAFVPEAYRQTARSFVAASDESATTNTADQSVQDQSAAAPSVFESRYIGSDIDSGSGSSSTDHKPRPQGADFSGSTTGPEPTGSDLQQDKLMTELQDLKQMVTRLTKQGISADPVPEELHMIRERLTEQDVWPEVWESWFDSIQAKWSEGGLKEQDVEQVVKLEVMHFLEHRIEEGILPTTRIVYVAGPTGVGKTTTIAKLAAEQMFKKQRKVGFITSDTYRISAVEQLRTYASILNVPLEVVQSPGDTQRAISRLENCDLIFMDTAGRNYRNELLVSELQSLLAPVENSETFLVMSMTSKSADMVQITEHFSKYGLDKVIFTKMDETGSCGPLFNLLHRFPLKLAYVANGQNVPDDLLKPDADSLSKQLLGEWSQ from the coding sequence ATGAGAGTAAAACAATACGTTGTTGAGACCATGCCCGAAGCTATGCTTCAAATTCGCAAAGACCTGGGAAGTGATGCCGTTATTCTGTCCACCAAAGAGATTAAGGTGGGCGGTGTGATGGGAATGTTTCGCAAAAAACGGATCGAAGTTGTAGCTGCAGTGGATAAGGAAGAAAACAAGCAAACAACAAAGCCAGTACAAAATCAATTCACACCTGTACCTCGTGCATTTGTACCTGAAGCTTACCGGCAAACAGCTCGTTCGTTTGTTGCGGCTTCTGATGAGTCGGCGACAACGAATACAGCTGATCAAAGTGTACAGGACCAATCTGCGGCTGCGCCGTCTGTGTTTGAATCGCGTTATATCGGTTCAGACATAGACAGCGGCTCAGGTTCTTCGAGCACGGATCATAAACCGCGACCGCAAGGGGCGGATTTTTCGGGTTCAACAACTGGTCCGGAGCCAACAGGTTCAGACCTGCAGCAGGATAAGTTGATGACTGAATTGCAGGATCTTAAACAGATGGTGACCAGGCTTACAAAGCAAGGTATTTCTGCGGACCCTGTGCCAGAGGAACTGCATATGATCCGAGAACGTTTGACAGAACAAGATGTCTGGCCGGAAGTATGGGAATCCTGGTTTGATTCAATTCAAGCAAAATGGTCTGAGGGTGGATTGAAAGAACAGGATGTAGAACAAGTAGTGAAGCTTGAGGTCATGCACTTTTTGGAGCATCGTATTGAAGAAGGCATTCTTCCTACCACGCGAATCGTCTATGTAGCTGGACCAACTGGTGTAGGGAAAACCACGACAATTGCAAAATTGGCTGCTGAACAAATGTTCAAAAAACAGCGTAAAGTTGGATTCATTACATCAGACACGTATCGGATTTCGGCAGTAGAACAGCTTAGAACGTATGCATCTATACTGAATGTTCCACTTGAGGTGGTGCAATCGCCCGGTGATACACAACGTGCCATTTCTCGATTAGAGAATTGTGATTTGATCTTTATGGATACAGCGGGTAGAAACTACAGAAATGAATTACTTGTTTCGGAACTGCAAAGTTTGCTTGCTCCTGTAGAGAATAGCGAAACCTTTCTGGTCATGAGTATGACTTCCAAAAGTGCTGATATGGTGCAGATCACGGAACATTTCAGTAAATATGGACTGGATAAGGTGATTTTCACCAAAATGGATGAGACGGGGAGCTGCGGTCCGCTATTTAACTTGTTACACCGTTTTCCACTCAAGCTCGCATATGTGGCAAATGGACAAAATGTTCCGGACGATTTGTTGAAACCAGATGCAGATTCGTTGTCTAAACAGTTGCTGGGAGAATGGTCACAATGA
- the flhA gene encoding flagellar biosynthesis protein FlhA — MKIKDIAVLAGIIGIVLMMILPIPTWLLDLLLVVNISIALMILLVAMNSKEALQFSIFPALLLITTLFRLALNISTTKLILGDGDAGAVVATFGSWIAGGQIAIGFIVFLILVVVQFIVITKGSERVAEVAARFTLDAMPGKQMSIDADLNAGLINEQQARERRSKIEREADFYGAMDGASKFVKGDAIASIIILLINLIGGFIIGMTVHGMAFADAMSTYSVLTIGDGLVSQIPALLISTAAGLIVTRASSEGNLADDITGQLFTYPILIYIVAFVIAMLGFFTPIHVITTLPLAGVLAYAAWRMQNNLNLKQVAEEQLEEEQQIEEVRSPESVINLLQVDPIEFEFGYGLIPLADNQQGGDLLDRIIMIRRQCALELGLVVPVIRIRDNIQLRPNEYVIKIKGNVVGGGELLLNHYLAMSPGYDEESVTGIETTEPAFGLPALWIDEVTKDRAELAGYTVVDPPSVVATHLTELIKKHAHELLGRQETKALVDNLRENYSALVDELIPSLLSIGDVQKVLAKLLREKISIRDMVTIFETLADYGTYTKDPDVLTEYVRQSLSRQITQQFSQKGETLRVITVGPGLEKKIAESVQQSDQGSYLALDPVSTQSVYQKLSEQVNRLIQSGQQPVVLTSPTIRMYLRQVIERTMQDIPVLSYSELEPNVEIQSIGVVNL, encoded by the coding sequence TTGAAGATTAAAGATATAGCTGTCCTTGCGGGTATCATTGGCATTGTGTTGATGATGATTCTTCCGATCCCGACCTGGCTGTTGGACTTGTTGCTGGTCGTCAATATTTCAATTGCTCTGATGATACTCCTTGTTGCAATGAATAGCAAAGAAGCGTTGCAGTTTTCTATTTTTCCAGCTTTGCTGTTGATCACCACACTATTCCGACTGGCACTGAACATTTCGACAACCAAGCTAATCCTTGGTGATGGGGATGCCGGAGCTGTAGTTGCTACCTTTGGTAGCTGGATTGCTGGAGGGCAAATTGCGATTGGATTTATCGTGTTTTTGATCCTCGTTGTCGTTCAGTTTATCGTTATTACAAAGGGGTCCGAACGCGTAGCTGAAGTTGCTGCCCGATTCACCCTCGATGCGATGCCTGGTAAACAAATGAGTATTGATGCGGATCTGAATGCGGGTCTGATCAACGAGCAACAAGCTCGTGAGCGTCGTTCCAAAATTGAACGTGAAGCCGATTTCTATGGAGCGATGGATGGAGCAAGTAAATTCGTAAAAGGTGACGCAATTGCAAGTATTATCATCCTCCTGATCAATCTCATTGGTGGATTTATAATCGGTATGACTGTTCATGGGATGGCTTTCGCAGATGCAATGTCAACGTACTCTGTATTGACTATCGGAGATGGATTGGTAAGCCAAATCCCTGCTCTCCTTATTTCCACAGCAGCAGGACTTATCGTCACCAGAGCGTCATCAGAAGGAAACTTGGCAGATGATATTACGGGGCAACTGTTTACATATCCAATACTTATTTATATCGTAGCTTTCGTTATTGCCATGCTCGGTTTCTTCACACCAATTCATGTTATTACTACACTTCCGTTGGCAGGTGTGTTGGCATATGCAGCGTGGCGTATGCAGAATAATCTGAATTTGAAACAAGTAGCGGAAGAACAGTTGGAAGAAGAACAGCAGATTGAAGAGGTTAGAAGTCCTGAAAGTGTAATTAACCTGCTTCAGGTGGACCCTATTGAGTTTGAATTTGGTTATGGTTTAATCCCGCTTGCTGATAATCAGCAGGGTGGGGACTTATTGGATCGAATCATTATGATTCGGAGGCAGTGTGCTCTGGAACTGGGGTTGGTCGTTCCGGTCATACGGATTCGAGATAATATCCAGCTCAGACCCAATGAGTATGTTATCAAAATCAAGGGTAATGTGGTAGGCGGCGGAGAACTGTTGTTGAATCATTACCTTGCCATGAGTCCTGGCTATGATGAGGAGTCTGTGACAGGTATTGAAACGACGGAGCCTGCTTTTGGACTTCCAGCACTATGGATTGATGAAGTAACCAAAGACAGAGCAGAACTTGCAGGATATACGGTAGTTGATCCGCCTTCCGTTGTGGCTACACATCTGACGGAGCTGATTAAGAAACATGCGCATGAGTTACTTGGAAGACAAGAGACAAAAGCACTTGTGGATAATCTCAGAGAGAACTATTCTGCCCTTGTGGATGAACTGATCCCTTCTCTACTTTCCATTGGTGATGTACAGAAAGTGCTTGCCAAGTTATTGCGTGAGAAAATATCTATTCGTGATATGGTTACCATCTTCGAGACACTGGCTGACTATGGTACGTATACGAAGGATCCTGATGTGCTGACTGAATACGTCAGACAATCCCTCTCACGTCAGATTACTCAGCAGTTCTCACAGAAAGGTGAGACACTTCGAGTGATCACGGTTGGACCTGGTCTTGAGAAGAAAATTGCTGAAAGTGTGCAACAATCGGATCAAGGCAGTTATCTTGCGTTAGACCCTGTATCTACACAAAGTGTATATCAGAAGCTCAGTGAACAAGTGAACCGTTTGATTCAATCAGGTCAACAACCTGTTGTATTAACTTCTCCAACCATTCGGATGTATCTGCGTCAGGTTATTGAACGTACTATGCAGGACATTCCTGTGCTTTCCTATAGCGAGTTGGAGCCGAATGTTGAAATTCAAAGTATCGGGGTGGTGAACTTATGA
- the flhB gene encoding flagellar biosynthesis protein FlhB, translating to MKLQLDLQLFSGEKTEKATPKKRQDTRKKGQVVKSAELSGASILLIAFLIMMVFSNFYKERIVRLFTDIFINRLSMDITGENVMALMMRYGIEVLLLIAPVLLGALLVALIVNYMQVGFLLVGEGLKPKLEKLDPIKGFKNIFSLRSLVEFAKSILKMSIIGYLVYSTIKGYQSDIASLSHFSLDAILHFAASITLSLGIKIAVALMILAIFDYMYQKYDHEKKIRMSKQDIKDEYKKMEGDPLIKGKIRERQRRMAMQRMMQEVPNADVIITNPTHFAVALKYEGSEMEAPQIIAKGQDYVALRIKEIAKENGVITMENKPLARALFQRAEIGDAIPADLFQAVAEVLAYVYKLKGRTK from the coding sequence ATGAAACTTCAACTCGACCTCCAGTTGTTTTCAGGGGAGAAGACGGAGAAAGCTACCCCGAAAAAGAGACAGGATACACGAAAAAAAGGACAGGTTGTAAAAAGCGCTGAACTATCTGGCGCATCTATTCTCCTAATCGCGTTTTTGATCATGATGGTATTCAGTAATTTCTATAAAGAACGTATAGTTCGTCTGTTCACAGATATTTTCATCAATCGATTGAGTATGGATATCACCGGAGAGAATGTGATGGCGCTTATGATGCGCTATGGCATTGAAGTTTTGTTATTGATCGCTCCCGTTTTGCTGGGTGCGTTACTGGTTGCTTTGATCGTTAACTACATGCAAGTTGGTTTTCTTCTTGTAGGGGAAGGTTTGAAGCCAAAACTTGAGAAACTGGACCCGATTAAAGGTTTCAAAAATATATTCTCTCTCCGCTCACTAGTGGAATTTGCTAAATCCATTTTAAAAATGTCGATTATCGGTTATCTCGTTTACAGTACAATTAAGGGCTACCAGTCAGATATTGCTTCACTTTCTCATTTTTCATTGGATGCTATTTTACATTTCGCTGCGTCGATCACTTTAAGTCTTGGTATCAAGATTGCAGTGGCATTAATGATACTTGCGATATTTGATTACATGTATCAGAAGTATGACCATGAGAAGAAGATTCGTATGTCCAAGCAAGACATCAAAGACGAGTACAAGAAAATGGAAGGTGATCCGCTGATCAAAGGTAAAATCCGGGAACGCCAGCGTCGTATGGCTATGCAGCGTATGATGCAGGAAGTGCCGAATGCGGATGTAATCATTACGAATCCGACTCACTTTGCGGTTGCGTTAAAGTATGAAGGTTCCGAGATGGAGGCACCTCAGATTATTGCCAAAGGTCAAGATTATGTCGCCTTGCGTATTAAGGAAATTGCCAAAGAAAACGGTGTTATTACGATGGAAAACAAGCCGCTGGCACGGGCATTGTTCCAGAGAGCCGAGATTGGTGACGCTATACCGGCTGATTTGTTTCAAGCGGTAGCTGAAGTGCTGGCTTATGTATATAAACTAAAGGGCAGAACGAAATAA